The genomic interval GTCAGTGGGTCGATCTTGTACCGCGAGACAGCGCCTTTATTCTCTCCCGTGCCGCTGAACGCACCGACATAGGCATAGCCGTCCTTCACCGCAATGAAGCTCCCCGCCACTTTGTACTCCTTGTACTTCTTGTCCTTCTCTTTGTCGGGAGGGTTCGAGGGTGTGTTGACGGGCAGCTTCTGGATGGCGTGGACCTGGGCCCCGCTCTTCGCCTTCTCGATGTCTGCACGGGTGTAGACGAAGATGTTCTTGGTGTCGGAGACGTAGACGAACCTGCCGTCCGTCGCGACGCCTCCTCCGTGCTTGGGCACCTCATTCTTGGGGTCGAGAGGGGTGCCGCCCAGCTTCGCCAGCTTCGTCTCCTTGCCCGAGCCCTTGTTCTGCACGGAGAGCTGCACGGAGTTGTTCTGGTAATAGGTCGTGAGAAACTCATTGCGACTGGCGTCGTACCCCTGTCCCTGCGGGATCCAGCCACCGCCGAGGTGTTCCAGCTTCGGGCCGATTTTCACCCCGGTCTTGGACGGGTCAGGCGGGGGGCTCGCTGAAACCGCTCCCTTCGCGCCAACGGCCGCGGTCGTGAGGCTCGCGCCCTTTGCACCGGGCCGCGCCTGCTCAAATCCGTCTCGGAAGTAGGGCTGCCTGGAATTGGACGTGGAGGCTGGGACCGCCCGTGGCGCAGGGGCCGGCTTCTGAGCCTTCTGGACCGTTCTCTGGGAGACAGGGCTGAACATCGGTCTTCCTCCATCCGGATGGCCGCGCAGACGCGGCGCGTCGCTGTGAGGCTTGGGTGCCCACCGTGGGGTATGCGAGTGGCCCCAGCGCGGTTACACCTCTCACGGCATCCCATGGGGCAATGCCTGCCTCCTTGACCCACAGTCCTTCGAGGAGTGACGTGTTGCCGCTGCCCTTCGTCGGGGTGACGCACGGACACCTTGGCGTCGTGACTCGCCTGCTAGAGTCGTGCGGGTGAGTGTCTTGCCGGAAGTGGAGCGCCTGCGCCGGAAGGTGGAGGCGGGGGAGCGCCTGAGCGACGCGGAGCTGGAGGCCCTGCGTTCCCATGCGGGAAGAGGCGAGGGCCCTGTCCTTCGGCTGGCGTTGGCGCATGCCCTCATCAACGCGGGGGCGGAGCGTGAGGCGCTGCCGCTCCTGGAGACCCTGCGGCGCGACTTCCCTCAGGACCTGCCGGTGATGCTGGGCCTGGCTCGCGCGCTGCTCGGTCTGGAGCGGCATGGCGACGCCGAGGCGCTGCTGCGACAGGTCTGGTCTCGCGAGCCCGGAGACCCCGAGGTCCTCAAGGTCCTCTCCGTGCTGGCCCTGCGCCGAGGAGAGGTCGGCAAGGCCCAGTCCTACGTCGAGGAGGCGCTGGCTCGGGACCCGTTCGACGGGGAGGCTCGGCTGCTGAAGGAAGAGCTGGAGGCGGCGGAGCTGCCCCCTCCGAATGCACCCGAGGAACAGGTGCTCCGTCCGGAGTTCATCGCCGCGCTCACGGGCGCCCTGGGGCGAGCCCGCGTGAGTTTCCGTCGTCAGGGCAAGGACCTGCTCCTGAAGCTGGCCACGGGCGGCGTGGGCCGCGTCGACGTCGGCTCGTTGTACGCGGCCTACCTCGAGGCCCCTGGCACCCAGGGCCTGCTGGCCTACGCGGAGACGCTCGCGGCGAGGTTGAGCGGACTCGATTCAGGACTGGGCTCGGCGGACATGCCGCTGGAGTCCCGGCTGCGGCCGGTGCTGCGGCATCCGAGCTTCGTGGCGAAGGCCGTGGGCGCGCTGCATCGCCCGGGGCCCGCGGGACTCGAGGTGTTCTACGTCCTGGAGGACGCCGACTTCGTGCGCTACCTGCCCGAGTCCGCGCTCGGCCCCTCGGGGCTGACGGCGGAGGCCGTGGACGCGGCCGCGTGGCGCAACCTGTCGGCCCATCCCGCGCCCGTGCACCCCGTGGTCATCGACCGGGGCGAGGTGCATCTGGCGGAGACCTTCTCTGGCCTGTGGGCGGTGGCGGGGGGAGATGGCCTGGATGGCGCGCGGCTGCTCACCGGGACGCAGTACCGCATGCTGTCGACGGTGGCGGGTGGCGAGGCCCTCTGCGTGTCCCTGGCTCGCCGCGAGCTGACCGTGGTGGGCTGGGCTTCGCAGGCCGCTGTCCGCACGGCGCTCGCGTCCCTGGAGCCGACCCCCGAGGGGATTCCGGGCCTCTTCTATCAATCCGCGGACGGACTCCTGTTGCCGGACGGCTCCTCCTACTGACGGAGCCGCGCGCTCGACATCAGCCCGCCGTGCCCGTGGACGGTAGCTTCTCCACGAACAGCACCTCGCGATAGCCCAGCGTGAGCAGGAGCGCTCGAAGCGAGCGCTCGGCGGAGTCACGCGCACGCTGCTGGAGGCGCGAGTCCGCGCGCACGTCGCGCTCGAAGGCGACCTTCGCCTTCTCCAAGAGCTGCGCCGTCTGCGCGCTGTCCAGGTTGGAGTCGATGACCTCCGTCTCCCCGGGCCGCAGCTCCACGCGTACGTCGATGGGGGGCAGCACCACCTGCACCTTGGTGCCCGCGACATGGAGGCTCGACGGGCCGATGCGCTGGAAGTCGAAGCCCAGGTGCGCGTCCGCGAAGACGATGGCGCGCCCATGCGGATTCTGGAGCGTGTGCCGCGCCCAGTTCACCACGTCCTTCCAGAGGGCATCCGTGGCCTCGGGCTCGGGCGTGAAGGTGACCTTCTTGTAGAGGGAGACCTGCAGCGTCTCCAGCCGGGCCACCTCGCGCATCTGCTGCACCACCGACGCGGTGTCGGGCAGGGAAGCAGGCGTGGGCCTCATGAGCCCACCCGCCACCAACACTCCCGCCGCGACACCCAGGAGCGGACCGAGGATTCGCGAGAGCTTCGCCATGCCGCGAGTGTATCCGCTTCCTCGCGGCCGGAGTCTGGGGCACGGTGCGGCCGTGTAGGTGGCACGTTGCTGAAAGGAGCACGTGTGGAGTTGACGGACTTGGAAGTGGAGGCATTGGGGACGCGTGGATTCTTCACGCGTCCCTTCTTCATCGGGAATGAAGCCGCCCTCGCCGCGCGGGCAGAAGCGCTGGCGAGGGCCGAATCCGGAGTGTTGCATGCCGCGGGAATCCGAAGAGGTGCGGACCGGACCCAGGATTCCAGCGTGCGCGGTGACCTCATCGGCTGGGTGGAACCCCAACCGGACACCGCGCTGGGCGCTCTGAGAGAGCGCTTCGCCATGCTGGGACATGCCCTCTCACAAGGGGCCTATCTCGGCTTGGGTCGTTTTGATTTGCAGCTCGCGTGTTATCCGGGGGGAGGGGCGCACTACTCGCGCCACGTCGACGCCTTCCCCGGACAGTCCAACCGCAGGGCCACGGCCATCTGGTACGCCAACCAGGGCTGGCAACCGGAACACGGAGGCGTCCTGCGGCTTCACCCCAGGCACCTGCCCCCCGTCGACATCCCCCCCATGCTGGACACGCTCGTCGTCTTCCTGAGCGAGCGCATCGAGCACGAGGTGCTCCCCGCCCACGCGCGCCGGCTGGCCCTCACGGCCTGGTTCTACGGCCGCGACTCGGGCTGAGCCGTCACTTCACAACGTGGGCGTCAGGAGCACGACGGAGTAACCCACGGACGTGCGCGTCCCTGGGTTCTCGTAGGAGTGCTTCTGGTCTCCTCGGAAGACGACGACGTCTCCGGGCTTGAGGAGGAAGCGCTCTCCGCTGGCGACGAGCGCCAGCTCACCAGACTCGCAGGCCAGGTACTCACGGGTGCCTGGTGTATGAGGCACGCCGGTGATGCGCACTCCGGCGGCCAGCTCCACCCGGTCGAACTCCATGCCGGGAATCGGGTCGGGCAACAGCTTGCGCAAGAGACCCGCGCCGCGCACCCGGGTCGTCAGGCTGTCGCGCGGATAATGCCGCGCGCTGGCGCGAGGCTTCGCCACCAGCTCCTCCAGCGACACCTGGAGCGCGGACGCCACGCGGTGCAGCACCGACAAGGTGGGGTTGGACGTCCCGGACTCCAGGTTGGCCCACGTCGCCCGAGGCACCCCCGCGAGCTTCGACAGCTGCGCCTGCGTGGCCCCTCGCGTCTCCCTCAACGTCCGGATGTTGCGCGCCAACCTGCTTGGCAGGTCCTCGTCGTCCATGGCCATGGATTGGCAATCTGCCAAAGGATTGGACGCGACGCCATTTCGTCAGCGGGTGGTCTTTAGGTTCCGGAGACGGAGGACACTCGAATGAATCTGACCGGAAAGGCGGTGCTCGTCACGGGGGCGAGCCGCGGGCTGGGGCGTGCGCTGATGGAGCACTTCGCGCGGCGAGGCGCGAAGGTGGTGGGCGTGGCGCGGCACACCGCGGACATGGATGCGGCGGTGGAACCCCTTCGGGCCGAAGGGTTGTCCGTCCACGCGCTGGCCTACGACGTGGGGGACAAGGAATCCATCTACCGGATGGTGGGTGTGGCCACGTCGCTGGTGGGGCCGCTGGATGTGCTGGTGAACAACGCCAGCGTGCTGGGCCCCACGCCGCTGCCGCTGCTCCTGGATACCGCGTGCGAGGACTTCCACCGCGTGCTGGAGGTCAACCTGGTGGGCCCCTTCCGGCTCACCAAGGCGGTGGTGGGCAACATGCTGGTGCGAGGAGGCGGGCTGGTGCTCAACATCAGCTCGGACGCGGCGGTGGCGGCGTATCCCCGCTGGGGCGCGTACAGCGTGTCCAAGAGCGCGCTGGAGCACCTGGGGCGCATCTGGGCCGCGGAATTGGAGGGCACGGACGTGCGCTTCCTCAGCGTGGACCCGGGGGAGATGGACACGCGGATGCACGCGGACGCCATGCCGGAGGTGGACCGCGCGACGCTGGCCCGGCCCGAGGACGTGGCCTCCCGCATCGTCGCGATGGTGGAGCACCGCGTGGAGACGCTGCCGTCCGGCTCCCACGTGGCGGCCCAGCGCCTGGAGGCCGCATGAAGCCCGCGCGCTGGCCCGTGGAGCAACCGGAGGAGGGGCGCCTCTTGCATGTGGAGCCGCGCGAGGGGCGCCTCACCGACGCACGCGTGGCGGACCTGCCGTCGCTGCTGCGCGACGGGGACCTGCTGGTGGTGAACGACGCCGCCACGTTCCCCGCGTCGCTCCTGGGGCGCACCGCGCTGGGAGAGCGCGTCGAGCTGCGCCTGCTGTCGCGCGAGCCGGATGGCACGTGGATGGCCGTCCTCTTCGGCGCGGGGGATTGGCGCAGGCGCACCGAGGACCGCCCGATGCCGCCCCTCTTGCCCGCCGGGACACGCTTCACCGTGGTGGGCCTCCCCGTCCAGGTGGTGGAGGTGCTCCCGCCCTCGCCCCGTCTCCTGCGCGTGGCCTTCGAGGAGGAGGGCGCGGTGCTCTGGTCCGCGCTGTACCAGGGAGGCCGCCCCGTGCAGTACGCACACACGCTGGCGCCGCTGTCGCTGTGGCACGTGCAGACGGCCTATGGCGCGCGGCCCTGGGCCACCGAGGCCCCGTCGGCGGGGCTGCCGCTCACCTGGAACCTGCTCCTGACATTGCGCCGCCGGGGCGTGCGGCTGGCGTCGCTCACCCATGCGACGGGGCTGTCCTCCACGGGGGACGCGGCCCTGGACGCGGTCTTGCCTCGGCCCGAGCGCTCCGACATCCCCGCGTCCACGGTGGCGCAGGTGGAGGCCACTCGTGCGGCGGGGGGACGGGTGGTGGCGGTGGGCACCACGGTGGTGCGCGCGCTGGAGGGACGGGCGGCGATGAACGGCGGGAAGCTGGTGGCGGGCGAGTCGGTGACGGACCTGCTCCTGGGGCCGGGCTTCGTGCCGCGCCTGGTGGATGGCCTCTTCACGGGGATGCACGAGCCGGGCACCAGCCACTACGCGCTGCTCCAGGCGTTCTGTTCGCTGACGCTCCTGCGGGAGGCGAGCGCCCACGCGGAGGCACGCGGCTATCTGGGGCACGAGTTCGGGGACTCGTGCCTGTTGCTCGACGCGTGAGGAGGGCCGCTCACTGGAGTTGCCGCGAGGGCTCCAGCTCCACCTTCACCCAGCCGGGCTTGCGCAGGTCGAAGTTGCGGTAGGCGTCCAGCGCGCTGTCCATGGGCTCCACGTGCGAGAGGATGGCCGTGGGGTCCACCACCCCCGAGCGCACCAGCTCCAGCAGCCGGGGGATGTACTTGCGGTGGTTGCAGTTGCCCATGTTCAGCGTGAGGTTCTTGTTCATCGCCTGGCCGATGGGGAAGGTGTGCACCTGGGCGGGGTAGACGCCGATGATGGACAGCGTGCCCGCCTTGGCCAGCGCCTCCACCGCCCATGTCAGCACCTGCGCGGGCGCATCCCCGGGCACCCAGTTGGCGCCGCTGGGGTGGGTGTGGGGCGCGGCCTCCTTCACCTCTCGCTTCGCCTCCGTGCGCTCGGCGCCGGTGCGGCGGGAGGCGGGGCCCGCGTGGGCGTGTTCGGCGTCCACGCCCACCGCGTCGATGGCCCGGTCCACGCCGATGCCCTTCGTCAAGCGCAAGAGCGTCTTCACCGGGTCCTCTTCATCGAAGTTGATGACCTCCGCGCCCTGGGCGCGCGCCAGGTCCAGCCGGTCCTCGTGGCAGTCCACGGCGAAGACGCGGCCGGCGCCCATCAGCCGGGCGCTGACGATGGCGAACAACCCCACCGGGCCGCAGCCGAACACCGCCACGGTGTCGCCCGGTTTGATTTCCGCCATCTCCGCGCCGAAGTAGCCGGTGGGGAAGATGTCGGAGACGAGGATGGCCTGCTCGTCGCTCACGCCGTCGGGCACCTTCACCAGCCCCGCGTTCGCGAAGGGCACCCGCACCTTCTCCGCCTGCATGCCGTGGAAGGGGCCCGTCTGCGCGGGGCCTCCGAAGAAGGCCGTGCCCGCGGAGGGGCCGTTCGGGTTCGCCTCGTTGCATTGCGAATGGTAGCCCGCGCGGCAGTAGACGCAGTTGCCGCAGGCGATGGTGGACGGGATGACGACGCGGTCTCCCAGGCTGAAGTTGCGCACGTCGTCGCCCAGCGACTCGATGTAGCCCACGCCCTCGTGGCCCAGGATGGTGCCGGGCTTCATCCCGGGCATCGTTCCGCGGACCATGTGAAGGTCCGTGCCGCAGATGGCGCTGGCCGTCAGCCGGACGACGGCGTCCGTCGGCTTCTCGATGCGCGGCTCCTCCACGTCGTCGAGCCGGATGTCCCCAATCCCATGGAAGACGACCGCCTTCATCGCATGCTCCTTCCCCCGGGAGCGGGAGCGTCCTGGGGCTGTCAGTGGAGGGGGCCCCAAGAGGATGAGGGACCCCCGCGCCTTGGAGCGTGGGCATCCGCCAGGACGCGGGCAAAGCCCGCGCGGGCCCCTCTTCCGGCCAGGAGCCGGCGGGGCGGGCGCTAGCGGCCGCCGTTGTGGACGTGGAAGGTGAGCTTCTTGCCGAAGACGCGGCGGAAGTGGGCCATCTCCCGCTCCGCGTTCCACAGCTCCAGGTCCACGGGCTGGCGCGCGTGCAGGTGCAGGGCGACTCCGTCGCGGCCGTTGGTGGCCTTGAAGTCCTTGATGGGCTGGTGGTGGCTGTGGTCCAGCGCGTTGGCCAGACGCAGCAGGGTGGCGAGCTTGCGCACGGTGCGCGCCTCGAGCGGCGTCAGGCCCGTCATCCCCGAGTGCGCCAGCTCCGGCGGGCTGCGCCGGTGGTAGCGGGCGATGCGCGCCACCAGCTCCCGCTCGCGGTCCGCCAGGCCCGGGAGGTCCGCGTGGCGGATGAGGTAGTACGTGTGCTTGTGGTGCCGCTCGTAGTTGACGGCGTGGCCGATATCGTGGAGCAGCGCGGCCACCTCGAGGTGCGGGCGCACCGACAGCGGCAGCTGGTGCAGCGCGGCCAGGTCATCGAAGAGCGTCAGGGCGAGGGACGCCACCTGCCGCGCGTGCTTCTCGTCGAAGTGGAAGCGCTCGCCCATGGCGACGGCGGCGTCCGCCAGGCCGTGGTCGTCCGACTGGTGGTGTTCGTCCTGCCGGTAGAGCAGGTCCACCAGGATGCCGTCGCGCAGGCCTCGGTTGACGACGCTGACGGACTCGACGCCCAGGTACTTCGCTACGCCCTCCAGGATGACGGCGCCCGCGACGATGATGTCCGCGCGCTTGGGGTCGAAGCGCTTGCGCCGCCGGTCCGGAGGCATCTGCGCCAGCGTCTCCACCGTCTGGGTGAGCTGGCGCACGGTGGCGTTGCCGCTGCTCTCGCTGGAGGCGAAGGACACCACCGCGCTGATGGTGCCGGAGGAGCCCAGCGCCACCCGGGGCAGGTGCGGCAGCTTCGGGGGCAGCGTCTTGCCCAGCACCTCCGACACGAAGCCGCGCATGATGCGCAGCTGCTTGGACGTCACGGCGCGGGACGCGTCGAAGACCTCGGTGAGCCGCACCGAGCCCAGGCCCAGGCTCCACAGGTTGTCGGGCTTCTCGCCCACGGCGGTGGCCACCTCGGTGCTCCCGCCGCCAATGTCGATGAGCAGCGAGCGCGTGTTGGGGGGCTTTCTGTGCAGCACGCCCAGGCAGATGAGGCGCGCTTCCTCCTTGCCGCTGACGACCTCCAGGTTGAGGCCGGATTCGTCTCGCACGCGCTGGACGATGTCCGTGCTGTTTCGGGCCTCGCGCAGGGCGCTGGTGGCCACCGCGCGCACCTGGGCCTTGTGGCGGCGGCAGAGCGCGGCGTAGCGGCGCAGCGTGGACAGGAGCCGCTGGGCGGTCTCCTCGGGCATGGCGCCGGTGGCGAAGACGCCCTCGCCGGGGCGGATGGGGTCGCGCTCCTGGTGCAGCGTCTCGAGCGCCCCGTCGGCATCAGGCCGGGCGAGCTCCAGTCGCACGGCGTTGGTCCCCACATCGATGGCGGCGAGGACGGGCGGGAGGGGGTGGCGGCTGGGCATGGGTGAGCTCGCGCCAGTGTAGAGCCTTGTGCGCGCCCGTGCAGCACGTCCTACGGGAGCCTGCTGCCTCGGCGTGCCTCCGGGTGACGGAAGCGTGACGGCCTCAACGTTTGCGGCGCCGTCCCATGAAGCTGGCGAAGCGCTCGGCGAAGCGGGCCACCGCCAGCCCGACGACATCCAGCATCCACCGCTGGAAGCGCGAGCGCGTGCAGTGCTCCTGGAGGACGCTCCGGGAGAGGGTGATGTGTCTGTCCAGCCAGCTGACGGCCTGCGCGGCGACGCGCGGCTCCTGCACCTCCACCAGCGTCTCCAGATTCACGAGCGAGAGCGGGTCCAGGTTGAAGCTGCCCACCAGCAGCGTCCGCCCGTCCACCACCGCTGCCTTGGCGTGCAGGGTGGAGTCCGTCCACTCGTGGATGTTCACCCCCGCGTGGAGGAACGTGTTGTACAGCCGCATCGTCGCGGCGCGGGCGAACACCACGTCGCTTCGGCCCGCGAGCAGGAGCGACACCTTCACGCCCCGGCGCGCCGCGCGGGTGAGCGCCTTCACGAAGCTGTTGTCCGGCAGGAAGTAGGCGTGTGCGAGCGTCACCGTGTGCTTCGCGCCGTCGATGGCCGCCAGGTAGCGCTTGCGCAGCCGGTGGCCGCCGCTGAAGCCGGACAGGAGCAGGCTCACCGCGCCGGACTTCAGCTCCGCCGCGCCCGCCGTGAGCTTTTCGCCCAACTGCCGGCAGATGTCGCCTCGCAGCTCCACCGCCAGGTCCGCCCACCCGGGCACGTCGCCTTTCGCCGCGTAGGCATCCCCGATGTTGATGCCGCCCAGGAACGCCACCGTGTCATCGACGAGGAGAATCTTGCGGTGGTTGCGCCACGCGCGGCCCAGGCACAGCGACGTGAGCGGGTTGTAGACGCGCACCTTCACGCCCGCGGCCCGCAGCGTCTGGGTGAGCCGTGTGCTGTGGCCGATGCTGCCCCAGCCATCCACCACCACCTTCACCGACACGCCTCGCTTCGCCGCGGCCACCAGGGCGTCCATGAAGCGCGCGCCCACACCCTCGCTCTCGAAGGTGTAGACCTCCAGGTGGATGCGCTCCCGGGCGAAGGAGATGGCCTCCAGCATCCGGGGGAACGCCTCCGTGCCGCCATTGAGCAGCGCGCAGTCCTCCGTCTCCCTCGGCCGGTTCAGGGCCTGTGAGGCGACGGCGGGCACGGGCTGCAACGGAGACGGGACGGCATCGGCGCGCATGGCCCGCCCACCCTACAACTCTCCCGGGAGGAGCGGGACACGCCCAGGGTGCCTGTGCATGCGCTCACCGCGCCGCGCCTTCACCCATCGTGCTTGCGTGCACCCTTGCCCTTGCCTTTGTGCCGGCACTCGTCGCCATCCCAGTACTGGCTCGGGTGACAGTCCTTGCTGCTGCCCTTGGACTTCTTCGACTTGGACGGACGCCTGTCGTGGTCGTGGTCGTGGACGTTGCGGTGGACGATACAGCCCCCGAGTGAGCAGAGGGCGAGGAGGGGGACGAGCAGGCGAAGGGGCATGATTGATGGCGCGGGGGGAAGTCGGAGTCAGTGTACCTGGAGTCCGGACCCGCGGGTGGCGGCGGTGGCCACGTGAGACGTCGACGGTGCGTGTCCAGTTCTGTAGCCTCTGGCCCGTGCCTTCCGCAGAGAAAGCCGTCCGTCATCGCAAGATTGGCGCGTATCGAGTGCTCGGGGAGTTGGGCCGAGGTGGCATGGCCGTCGTGTATCGCGGCCTCCACGAGATGATTCAGCGCGAGGTGGCCATCAAGGAATTGCTGCCGGAGGGCAAGCGAGACAAGGAGACGATGTCTCGCTTCCGGCGCGAGTCGCTCGCGCTGGCCGCGTTCCGTCACCAGAACATCGTCACGCTCTATGACCTGGTGGAGAAGAACGACAGCCTGTTCATGGTGATGGAGCTGGTGGACGGGCCCACGCTGCACACGCTCATCCGCGAGGGGCCGCTGCCGCCGGACGTCACGGGGGTCATCGCCGCGCGCATCGCCAGCGCGCTGGACCACGCGCACTTCCGCCACATCATCCACCGCGACTTGAAGCCGGCCAACGTCATGCTCACCAAGTCCGGTGACGTGAAGCTGATGGACTTCGGCATCGCCAAGGACGTGGGCCTGGAGGCGCTCACGCAGGCGGGCATGGCGGTGGGCACGCCCTCGTACATGTCTCCGGAGCAGGTGACGGGGGCGCCGTTGGATGGCCGCACCGACATCTTCTCGTTGGGGGTGCTGCTCTACGAGGCCCTCTCCGGCGCGCGCCCCTTCCACGGCAAGACGGCGGGCGAGGTGTTCGCGAAGATTCGCGACGGCAAGTACACGCCGCTCAACAAGGTGGCGCCCAACGTGCCCGCGCCGCTGGTGCGCATCATCCAGCGCGCCATGGAGGTGAAGCCCGAGGACCGCTTCCCGGACGCCGCCGCCATGCGCCGCGAGCTGGACGTCTTCCTGGCCCAGGAGGTCCCCATGTCCCATGCGGGGCTGCTGGTGGCCTTCCTGCGCCACCGCCAGAAGCTGACGGAGACGGAGGCGCAGCAACTGCTCAGGCCCCAGGAGCTGGACGCCGTGGCGGACGTCTTCGACACCTCGCGCTCCCGTTCGGGTGGGATGCTCAAGTGGGCGCTGACCGCGCTGATTCTGGCGTCCGCGGCCGGAACCGGCCTTTACTTCACCCAGGCGCAGTGGGCGCCATTCGTGCAACAGCTCACCCGCTGAGGCGGGAGGAGGCAGTCCATGGGCCGCATCGTCACCTTCGTGCTGGGCTTCGGCGTGCTTGTCGCGGGGGCTTGGTACGTCCTCCAGCGTCCGGCGAAGACGGACCCCGAGGCGGCCGCCGCGCGGCGCCTGGAGAACGTCCACAAGGCCGCGGACCGGCTGGAGTCGGACCTCAACAAGAAGGCCGACGCGATTTTCGACAAGGTGGAGTGAGACGAGCACCGGGGGCGGCGCTCGTCGCCCCGGCCGGCGTGGCTACTTCTTCTCGTGCGTGACGGTGACGATGGTGCCGATGCCACCGCGCACGAACCAGTCGCCCACCACCGTGAGCTTGCGCGGCTGGATGGCCTTGATGATGTCGTCGGCGATGGTGTTGGTGACCTTCTCGTGGAAGGCCCCCTCGTTGCGGTACGCCCACAGGTAGAGCTTCAGGCTCTTCAGCTCGATGCAGGACTGGTCCGGGACGTAGGTGATCTTGAACCGGGCGAAGTCCGGCTGACCGGTGAGCGGGCAGAGGCAGGTGAACTCGGGGCAGTCGAACGCGATTTCGTAGTCGCGGTCCGCCGCCGGGTTGGGGAAGGTCTGGAGTTCCTTGGTGGGCTGCGAAGGCATGGCGGTGTCGTCTAGCACACCGGGGCTGGGTGTCATCCACGACGTGGCGCCAAGCCCGCACGGATGCCCAGGGACGGTTCTGTCGGCCCCTCAACGCGGCGGTCG from Myxococcus stipitatus carries:
- a CDS encoding serine/threonine-protein kinase → MAVVYRGLHEMIQREVAIKELLPEGKRDKETMSRFRRESLALAAFRHQNIVTLYDLVEKNDSLFMVMELVDGPTLHTLIREGPLPPDVTGVIAARIASALDHAHFRHIIHRDLKPANVMLTKSGDVKLMDFGIAKDVGLEALTQAGMAVGTPSYMSPEQVTGAPLDGRTDIFSLGVLLYEALSGARPFHGKTAGEVFAKIRDGKYTPLNKVAPNVPAPLVRIIQRAMEVKPEDRFPDAAAMRRELDVFLAQEVPMSHAGLLVAFLRHRQKLTETEAQQLLRPQELDAVADVFDTSRSRSGGMLKWALTALILASAAGTGLYFTQAQWAPFVQQLTR
- the queF gene encoding preQ(1) synthase, with translation MPSQPTKELQTFPNPAADRDYEIAFDCPEFTCLCPLTGQPDFARFKITYVPDQSCIELKSLKLYLWAYRNEGAFHEKVTNTIADDIIKAIQPRKLTVVGDWFVRGGIGTIVTVTHEKK